The Trichocoleus desertorum ATA4-8-CV12 genome window below encodes:
- a CDS encoding NblA/ycf18 family protein, protein MNQPIELSLEQQFNIRSFETQVQQMSREQAQNFLIDLYKQMMMRETMYKHFLKHQWGLEPGPQM, encoded by the coding sequence ATGAACCAGCCCATCGAACTTTCTCTTGAACAACAATTCAATATCCGCTCCTTTGAAACTCAAGTACAACAAATGAGCCGTGAACAAGCTCAAAACTTCCTGATTGACCTCTACAAGCAAATGATGATGCGTGAGACCATGTACAAGCACTTCCTGAAGCATCAATGGGGCTTGGAACCAGGTCCTCAAATGTAG
- a CDS encoding universal stress protein: MFKRPLICTDFSDYLHRLANFVPSLAAGGMQQITFLHVASLWEEGEIPREDTEKVNQARDRLGVALQEVPDGVEVKVEVLSGRASDTILKVAKAQQADVIILGTPTRSLLSEKLFGSTTVGLAQRTNTPLLVLRPQLISAYTTEELDLRCRHLFRYLLLPYDGSDPAKYLVQQIEQRCQGQQALEQCLLCWVVSDSGRRELRKLSPNQEVAELLAAPQAALAKHNLQVHTEIRSGNPVMETLEAAVMFDISAIAVSSGSLGRLIEWSAPSFTGEMLRRSWHPVLFFPPARS, translated from the coding sequence ATGTTTAAGCGTCCTTTAATTTGCACCGACTTCTCCGATTATTTACATCGTTTGGCTAACTTCGTCCCCAGCTTAGCGGCTGGAGGGATGCAGCAGATCACCTTTCTACATGTTGCCTCCCTATGGGAAGAAGGCGAGATTCCACGAGAAGATACAGAAAAGGTGAATCAAGCTCGCGATCGCTTAGGAGTCGCCTTACAAGAGGTACCCGATGGCGTCGAAGTCAAAGTGGAAGTGCTATCAGGGCGAGCCAGCGACACCATCCTCAAAGTTGCCAAAGCCCAACAGGCTGACGTCATTATTCTAGGGACCCCCACCCGAAGCTTATTAAGTGAAAAGCTGTTTGGCAGCACCACCGTGGGTTTAGCTCAGCGTACGAATACACCTTTGTTGGTGTTGCGGCCCCAGCTGATTTCGGCCTACACCACCGAAGAACTAGATCTGCGCTGTCGGCATTTGTTCCGCTACCTGCTGCTACCCTATGACGGCAGTGACCCAGCTAAGTATTTGGTCCAGCAAATCGAGCAGCGTTGCCAAGGCCAACAAGCCTTAGAACAGTGTTTGCTCTGTTGGGTTGTGAGTGATAGTGGCCGTCGAGAACTCAGAAAGCTCAGCCCAAATCAAGAAGTTGCTGAACTGCTTGCTGCACCTCAAGCGGCTTTAGCCAAACATAACTTGCAGGTCCATACAGAAATCCGATCTGGCAATCCAGTGATGGAGACTTTAGAGGCGGCGGTGATGTTTGATATTAGTGCGATCGCCGTTTCATCAGGTAGCTTGGGTCGCTTAATTGAATGGTCAGCGCCTAGCTTTACAGGGGAAATGTTGCGTCGCAGTTGGCATCCAGTGCTGTTTTTCCCCCCCGCTCGTTCTTGA
- a CDS encoding serine/threonine protein kinase, with amino-acid sequence MSDPNIGRLLNDRYQLAELIGKGAMGRVYRAQDVLLGDVPVAVKFLARTLLNQKMRDRFKSEARTCALLGQKTIHIVRVMDYGVDDDEVPFYVMEYLQGESLSDVIKARSLVLPRFLSISRQICLGLQCAHQDGVIHRDIKPGNILVSHDTSIGELVKILDFGIARLLQADTGQTNSFMGTLAYSSPEQMEGKELDNRSDIYSLGIMMYEMLTGKLPLHAETHTFGSWYKAHHFQLPRSFDSIDSVLKLPKALENLVMSCLAKAPSDRPQSATEVLKALEPLEDRFGPGRQIGHRIEAVLSKLPVFPDTKRQDSISPDEVCQLASWPKSKPIAEIVFPHPLRTSHEVLATLWVMMPKQEIQRRLLATRYNQFLFMMAPHPMLLWLTALHSREHGPRWLPCYLDLKTPQGQDMTRLLAEKGLYRLLFFALEEPQRCLTVMSSNIADMQRDRLREWADASQLFVSSAQASTSKTLLKQELEKIKPRILMKLEES; translated from the coding sequence ATGTCGGACCCTAATATTGGCCGCTTGCTGAACGACCGTTATCAGTTGGCAGAGCTGATCGGTAAAGGAGCAATGGGCCGAGTCTATCGGGCTCAAGATGTTTTGTTAGGGGATGTACCAGTCGCCGTTAAGTTCTTGGCTCGGACCCTGCTGAACCAGAAAATGCGCGATCGCTTCAAAAGTGAAGCTAGAACTTGTGCGTTGTTGGGCCAGAAAACCATTCACATCGTCCGAGTCATGGACTATGGCGTTGACGATGATGAAGTGCCCTTTTACGTCATGGAGTACCTCCAGGGGGAAAGCCTGAGCGATGTAATTAAGGCGCGATCGCTAGTTCTGCCCCGATTTCTCAGCATCTCTCGTCAAATTTGCTTAGGTTTACAGTGCGCTCATCAAGATGGCGTGATTCACCGCGATATCAAACCAGGCAATATTTTGGTGAGCCACGACACCAGTATTGGCGAGCTCGTCAAGATTCTCGATTTTGGGATTGCTCGCTTGTTACAGGCTGACACCGGACAAACCAATTCGTTCATGGGTACGTTAGCTTACTCCTCACCAGAGCAAATGGAGGGCAAGGAGTTAGACAACCGCTCCGATATCTACAGCTTGGGCATCATGATGTATGAGATGTTGACAGGCAAGCTACCCTTGCATGCTGAGACTCATACCTTTGGTAGCTGGTACAAGGCGCATCATTTTCAGCTCCCTCGCTCATTTGACTCCATTGACTCCGTTCTGAAGCTGCCTAAAGCTCTAGAAAATTTGGTCATGAGCTGTTTGGCTAAAGCACCTAGCGATCGCCCTCAAAGCGCCACAGAAGTCCTCAAAGCCCTAGAACCCTTAGAAGACCGTTTCGGCCCTGGTAGACAAATTGGGCATCGGATTGAAGCCGTCCTCTCCAAGCTGCCCGTTTTCCCTGATACTAAGCGCCAAGACTCCATCTCTCCAGACGAGGTTTGCCAACTCGCTTCTTGGCCCAAAAGTAAGCCGATTGCTGAAATTGTTTTTCCTCATCCCCTCCGAACCAGTCACGAAGTCTTGGCAACGCTCTGGGTGATGATGCCCAAACAAGAAATTCAACGACGGCTACTCGCAACCCGTTACAACCAGTTCTTGTTTATGATGGCTCCTCATCCAATGTTGCTGTGGCTCACTGCCTTGCATAGCCGAGAGCACGGCCCACGCTGGCTACCCTGCTACTTAGATCTCAAAACGCCGCAAGGTCAAGATATGACTCGGTTGCTAGCAGAAAAAGGCTTATACCGATTGTTATTTTTTGCTTTGGAAGAACCTCAGCGGTGCCTGACGGTGATGAGTTCCAATATTGCCGACATGCAGCGCGATCGCTTGCGAGAATGGGCCGATGCTAGCCAGCTCTTTGTCTCATCTGCTCAAGCCAGCACCAGCAAAACCCTGCTCAAACAAGAACTGGAGAAGATCAAACCCAGAATCTTAATGAAGTTGGAGGAGAGCTAA
- a CDS encoding anhydro-N-acetylmuramic acid kinase — MHVIGLMSGTSVDGIDAALVEISGLETDLQVKLLAGATYSYPEDLRSQILAVCGGEPLSMADLAALDDAIAKQFAQAALAVQAGHTPAALIGSHGQTVYHRPLDRKDEIGGMKDEWGLASSSNPTKNPDSYNSSVSSFILHPSSLGYSLQLGRGAAIAHLTGISTVSNFRVADIAVGGQGAPLVPRVDAYLLSQPNQSRCVQNIGGIGNVTYLPARSTADWEQQVRGWDTGPGNMLLDLAVQQLSHGAKTYDLDGAWAATGTPCQILVEQWLQQGFFQQAPPKSTGRELFGLDYLKSCFADAEAYQLSEADFLATLAELTARSIAHSYGAFLPQLPSQVLLCGGGSRNSYLKQRLQVHLPSAAVMTTDDVGLSADFKEAIAFAVLAYWRHRSIPGNLPQVTGAAKAIALGEIHLVSIP; from the coding sequence ATGCATGTAATTGGTTTAATGAGTGGCACATCAGTGGATGGCATTGATGCTGCCTTAGTAGAGATTTCCGGTTTAGAAACCGACTTACAAGTCAAGTTACTGGCTGGAGCGACTTATTCCTATCCAGAAGACTTGCGATCGCAGATTTTAGCGGTCTGTGGGGGCGAACCTCTTTCAATGGCAGATCTCGCAGCCTTAGATGACGCGATCGCCAAGCAATTTGCTCAAGCAGCTTTAGCCGTTCAAGCAGGTCACACTCCAGCAGCTTTAATTGGTTCACATGGTCAGACCGTCTATCACCGACCGCTAGATAGGAAGGATGAAATAGGAGGGATGAAGGATGAATGGGGTCTCGCTTCTTCGTCCAACCCTACGAAAAACCCAGACTCCTACAACTCTTCTGTTTCATCCTTCATCCTTCATCCTTCATCCCTCGGTTATAGCCTCCAGCTCGGTCGGGGAGCTGCGATCGCTCATTTAACTGGAATTTCCACAGTTAGCAATTTTCGGGTGGCTGACATTGCAGTGGGAGGGCAAGGAGCGCCACTGGTGCCGCGAGTGGATGCTTATTTGTTGAGCCAGCCTAATCAGAGCCGTTGTGTGCAGAATATCGGTGGCATTGGCAATGTCACTTATTTACCCGCTAGAAGTACTGCCGATTGGGAGCAGCAAGTCCGAGGCTGGGATACAGGCCCTGGCAATATGTTGCTAGATTTGGCCGTGCAGCAGCTCTCTCATGGAGCCAAAACCTACGACCTAGACGGGGCTTGGGCAGCTACAGGTACTCCTTGCCAAATTCTGGTAGAGCAGTGGCTCCAGCAAGGTTTTTTTCAGCAAGCACCACCCAAATCAACCGGACGGGAGCTGTTTGGGCTTGATTACCTGAAAAGTTGTTTTGCTGATGCCGAGGCTTACCAGCTTAGTGAGGCTGATTTTCTTGCCACCCTGGCGGAACTTACAGCTCGCTCGATCGCTCATAGTTATGGGGCTTTTCTGCCGCAACTTCCTAGTCAAGTGCTCCTCTGTGGAGGGGGTAGCCGCAATTCGTATCTTAAACAGCGACTGCAAGTGCATTTACCCTCGGCGGCAGTGATGACGACAGATGACGTTGGCTTGAGTGCAGACTTTAAGGAAGCGATCGCCTTTGCCGTGTTGGCTTACTGGCGGCATCGCAGTATCCCAGGAAATCTGCCACAAGTCACGGGGGCGGCGAAAGCGATCGCTCTAGGGGAAATCCATCTTGTGAGCATCCCTTAG
- a CDS encoding DDHD family phospholipase, whose translation MLVFFMHGVATRNVQYADSLQGLIREEFSQVKAPLPLFYASFWGDVLSDIGKLWNAVHRDLQTLQSENPQTDTQAVFRYQNFRQGFFSEFVGDAFTYLNSERGVKIRKLIAEQLSDFITRNPGETELHIVSHSLGTVVLWDALFSERFHPNDPAFEIRALVQGCNNSNSQPKLQLKSITTMGSPIAFFNIMLGIQPEPVKALVSQYSDRSLRWLNLIHASDVIAYPMQACFSPDSSWNLTLQDHYLQSEANSTETAVRNFVNSDLVNRVGKVAGLVNPAVQIAIDHAPMAAGAGDAHINYWSCPQVAHLIADNLLANSPRAQGSSRLMQAIAQLQQVPGMTRNFIPAGQFLDETLIDLKFSDRSGSLQLIRTPAGVHHVCILNAQNVSQFRGYVGWIHTSGLKQAVELIRSNYC comes from the coding sequence ATGCTTGTATTTTTTATGCACGGAGTTGCCACTCGCAACGTGCAATATGCTGATTCCCTACAGGGCTTAATTCGAGAAGAATTTTCTCAGGTAAAAGCGCCCCTTCCCCTTTTTTACGCTAGCTTTTGGGGGGATGTGCTTAGTGACATTGGCAAGCTGTGGAATGCGGTTCACCGAGATTTGCAAACGTTGCAGTCAGAGAATCCGCAGACTGATACTCAAGCAGTTTTTCGTTATCAAAATTTTAGACAAGGCTTTTTTTCTGAGTTTGTCGGTGATGCTTTCACCTACTTGAACTCGGAGCGCGGCGTCAAAATTAGAAAATTAATTGCGGAACAGCTCTCTGACTTCATCACTCGGAATCCAGGTGAGACAGAGCTACACATCGTTTCTCATTCCCTAGGGACAGTTGTTTTATGGGATGCTTTGTTTTCTGAGAGATTTCATCCCAATGACCCAGCTTTTGAAATTCGAGCCTTAGTTCAGGGCTGCAACAATTCTAATTCTCAGCCAAAATTGCAACTAAAAAGCATCACCACGATGGGTTCTCCTATTGCTTTCTTTAATATCATGCTGGGGATTCAGCCTGAGCCAGTGAAAGCGTTGGTGAGTCAATACAGCGATCGCAGCTTGAGATGGCTCAATCTCATTCATGCCTCTGATGTCATTGCCTATCCCATGCAAGCCTGCTTCAGCCCAGACTCGTCCTGGAACCTAACTCTGCAAGATCACTATCTACAATCAGAGGCCAACTCCACAGAAACAGCCGTCCGAAATTTTGTGAATTCTGATTTGGTCAATCGAGTTGGTAAGGTTGCGGGGTTGGTTAATCCAGCGGTTCAAATCGCGATCGACCATGCGCCAATGGCAGCGGGGGCAGGAGATGCCCATATTAATTACTGGAGCTGTCCTCAAGTCGCTCATTTGATTGCCGACAACCTCCTAGCAAACTCTCCAAGGGCACAAGGATCATCCAGATTGATGCAAGCGATCGCGCAGCTCCAACAAGTTCCTGGCATGACCCGCAACTTTATCCCAGCAGGTCAGTTTTTGGATGAAACCCTAATTGACTTAAAGTTTAGCGATCGCAGTGGTAGCCTCCAACTGATTAGAACCCCTGCTGGAGTTCATCATGTTTGTATTTTGAATGCTCAAAATGTGTCCCAATTTAGGGGGTATGTAGGCTGGATTCATACTTCAGGCTTGAAGCAAGCGGTAGAGTTGATCAGAAGCAACTATTGCTAG
- a CDS encoding TrkA family potassium uptake protein has translation MNLSYLSFFRSLRTENKQFAVIGLGRFGRAVCASLHRMGYEALGIDSDEKRVAQILTDQLAAHAVQLDSTEVAALKEAGVFEFDTVIVAIGNYVEESVITTMNLKEAGVPHVVAKASSEIHEKLLRKVGADHVVFPEHEMGCALARSLTKPGILDRFELDPDNSIVEVIVPEVFDSQTISELRLRSRFGLNLLAVSNNGKFEINPEPGRRLRKGEAIVVIGSNKGIDQLPI, from the coding sequence GTGAATTTATCCTATCTGAGCTTCTTTCGTAGTCTACGAACCGAGAATAAGCAATTTGCTGTCATCGGTTTGGGGCGCTTTGGTCGAGCTGTTTGTGCATCTCTGCATCGCATGGGATACGAGGCGCTAGGGATTGACTCAGATGAAAAACGGGTGGCTCAGATTCTGACAGATCAGCTAGCCGCTCACGCCGTGCAGTTAGATTCGACAGAGGTTGCGGCCCTGAAAGAAGCAGGCGTTTTTGAGTTTGATACCGTGATTGTCGCGATCGGTAACTATGTAGAAGAAAGCGTGATCACCACCATGAATCTTAAGGAAGCTGGTGTGCCCCATGTGGTAGCCAAGGCTTCTTCAGAAATTCATGAAAAGCTGCTGCGGAAAGTTGGCGCTGACCATGTGGTGTTTCCGGAGCATGAAATGGGCTGTGCCTTGGCGCGATCGCTGACGAAACCTGGAATTCTCGATCGCTTCGAGCTTGATCCCGACAACAGTATTGTGGAAGTCATTGTTCCGGAAGTGTTTGATAGTCAAACTATTTCAGAACTGAGGCTACGGAGTCGCTTTGGGTTGAACTTGCTTGCAGTCAGCAACAACGGCAAATTTGAAATCAACCCCGAACCAGGCCGTCGTCTTCGCAAAGGAGAGGCAATCGTGGTGATTGGTTCCAATAAGGGGATCGATCAATTACCCATCTAA
- a CDS encoding TrkH family potassium uptake protein produces MTVSRTICLGFLAVIAVGTLLLMMPFSTSSGTWNDFIVALFTATSAVCVTGHIVVDTGSYFSTTGQVILLALVQVGGLGYMTATTFLLLLLGRRFGLRDKIALQQALDRPGMQGATQVLRSIVSLTLIFELTGAFLLLAVFVPDHGWSKGLWLSIFHSVTAWNNAGFSPFRDNLIGYQSSILLNLIIPALVIFGGIGYEVIFELFLWLRARWLRKSEKIIFSLNFKVAISTTIILLVISTIAIFLTELNNPQTLGPMDFKTKVLTAWFQAVTPRTVGFNTVDIGKMTAASLFIMIVLMFIGGNPGGTAGGIKTTTLRVLTSCTRAILQGKEEAVLYERQIPVSLILKAVGVSVGSLTAVMIMTTLIAITDTNVTFIQILFEVMSGFGTVGLSTGITAGLSTFAKLVLVATMYIGRVGVLLLIGAILGDPNPSTIRYPEENLLVG; encoded by the coding sequence ATGACTGTCTCTAGAACCATTTGTCTAGGCTTTCTGGCTGTCATTGCAGTAGGTACCCTCCTGCTGATGATGCCTTTCTCCACCAGTAGTGGCACCTGGAATGACTTTATTGTGGCTCTGTTTACCGCTACTTCCGCCGTTTGTGTTACGGGCCACATCGTGGTGGATACAGGCAGCTATTTTTCTACGACAGGACAAGTGATCCTCTTGGCTTTGGTGCAGGTTGGCGGGTTGGGATACATGACCGCTACTACGTTCCTGTTGTTACTTTTGGGACGACGGTTCGGTCTACGAGACAAAATCGCTTTACAACAGGCGCTCGATCGCCCTGGAATGCAAGGAGCTACTCAAGTTCTGCGCTCCATCGTCTCCCTCACTCTGATCTTTGAACTCACAGGCGCGTTTCTATTGCTTGCAGTTTTTGTGCCAGATCACGGTTGGAGCAAGGGATTGTGGCTCTCTATTTTTCATAGTGTTACTGCTTGGAATAATGCTGGTTTTAGCCCATTTAGAGACAACTTAATTGGCTATCAGTCTTCTATATTATTGAACCTAATTATTCCGGCCCTAGTTATCTTTGGTGGCATTGGCTACGAAGTGATATTTGAGTTGTTTCTATGGTTGCGCGCTCGTTGGCTGAGAAAATCTGAAAAAATTATTTTTTCGTTAAACTTCAAAGTGGCAATTAGTACCACAATCATCCTCTTAGTCATTAGTACCATTGCTATATTTCTTACCGAACTAAACAATCCACAGACTTTGGGGCCAATGGATTTTAAGACCAAGGTACTAACAGCTTGGTTTCAAGCAGTAACCCCACGCACCGTCGGTTTCAATACTGTTGACATCGGCAAAATGACCGCTGCTAGCCTATTTATTATGATCGTTTTAATGTTTATTGGTGGTAATCCAGGTGGTACAGCGGGGGGTATTAAAACTACCACTTTACGGGTTTTAACTAGTTGTACCCGAGCCATCTTACAAGGCAAAGAAGAAGCTGTTTTGTATGAACGACAAATTCCTGTCTCGCTGATTCTAAAAGCAGTGGGAGTTTCAGTCGGTTCACTCACTGCGGTCATGATCATGACCACTTTAATTGCCATCACTGATACAAATGTCACTTTTATTCAAATTCTCTTTGAAGTGATGTCAGGTTTTGGTACGGTTGGCCTCTCGACTGGAATTACTGCAGGACTTTCGACCTTCGCCAAATTGGTTTTAGTCGCCACCATGTACATCGGTCGAGTTGGGGTGTTGCTGCTGATCGGCGCAATTTTAGGCGACCCCAATCCTAGTACTATCCGTTATCCAGAGGAAAATTTACTCGTAGGGTAG
- a CDS encoding TenA family protein, translating into MAVSSDLWQANQDLAQACLKNSFVQGIADGTLPKELFAYYVGQDAFFLEAFARAYSIAAAKAPDWEGFGVFHTLAGGVLEELQLHQGYAQKWGVDLQHIEPGASTRRYTDFLLATAWSGDAGLTTAAMVPCMRLYVFLGQQLAANQKFEHTYTTWIRTYSSPEFDQLAQQLEQLCDRYTNHPALAHTTYRYAMQCEHDFFQAAWVRA; encoded by the coding sequence ATGGCCGTGTCTAGCGATTTGTGGCAAGCCAACCAGGATTTGGCCCAAGCTTGTCTAAAAAATTCTTTCGTTCAAGGTATTGCCGATGGCACCTTACCCAAAGAGCTATTTGCTTATTATGTCGGCCAAGATGCGTTTTTTCTAGAAGCGTTTGCGCGGGCCTATAGCATTGCTGCTGCCAAAGCGCCCGATTGGGAGGGGTTTGGTGTATTCCACACTCTGGCAGGTGGAGTGCTAGAAGAATTGCAACTGCACCAAGGGTATGCCCAAAAATGGGGTGTGGACTTGCAGCATATAGAACCTGGAGCATCTACTCGGCGCTATACAGATTTTCTACTAGCAACGGCTTGGAGTGGAGATGCGGGATTAACTACGGCGGCAATGGTGCCTTGTATGCGCTTGTATGTCTTTTTGGGCCAGCAACTCGCTGCCAACCAAAAGTTTGAGCATACCTATACCACTTGGATTCGCACCTACAGCAGCCCAGAGTTTGACCAACTGGCTCAACAGCTAGAGCAGCTTTGCGATCGCTACACCAATCACCCTGCACTGGCGCACACCACCTATCGCTATGCCATGCAATGTGAGCACGATTTCTTTCAAGCAGCCTGGGTTCGTGCTTAA
- a CDS encoding methyltransferase domain-containing protein, with translation MTSTLHQQIQQFYDASSGLWEQIWGEHMHHGYYGLDGKEPKERRQAQIDLVEELLKWAEVGQAEAILDAGCGIGGSSLYLAQKFQAAATGITLSPVQAARATERAREAGMSSLTTQPSAQFFVRDALNTDFADNSFDLVWSLESGEHMPDKRKFLQECYRVLKPGGTLIMATWCHRLTTPSDPLTTDERQHLADIYRVYCLPYVISLPEYEAIANQLSFQNIHTADWSDAVAPFWDKVIESALTPNAIFGLLFSGWTTIQAALALNLMSRGYQRGLVRFGLLCGTK, from the coding sequence ATGACCTCAACCCTTCACCAGCAAATTCAGCAATTCTATGATGCCTCCTCTGGTTTGTGGGAGCAGATTTGGGGCGAACACATGCATCATGGCTACTATGGCCTAGATGGCAAAGAACCCAAAGAACGCCGCCAAGCTCAGATTGATTTGGTCGAGGAATTGCTGAAGTGGGCAGAAGTTGGACAGGCAGAAGCAATCTTAGATGCGGGCTGCGGGATTGGGGGTAGTTCTTTATATTTGGCTCAAAAGTTTCAAGCGGCGGCGACTGGCATTACTCTAAGCCCCGTGCAAGCCGCCAGAGCCACCGAGAGAGCGCGTGAGGCAGGCATGAGCAGCTTGACTACCCAGCCTAGTGCTCAGTTTTTTGTCAGGGACGCGTTAAACACTGATTTTGCCGACAACTCCTTTGATCTCGTCTGGTCGCTGGAAAGCGGGGAGCACATGCCAGACAAGCGCAAATTTTTGCAAGAATGCTATCGGGTGCTGAAGCCAGGTGGCACGTTGATTATGGCGACTTGGTGCCACCGCCTCACCACGCCCAGCGATCCGCTGACCACAGATGAGCGGCAACATTTGGCTGATATCTATCGCGTTTATTGCTTGCCTTATGTAATTTCGCTGCCAGAATATGAGGCGATCGCGAACCAACTCTCGTTTCAAAATATTCATACTGCCGACTGGTCGGATGCTGTGGCCCCGTTCTGGGACAAGGTGATTGAATCCGCTTTGACCCCCAATGCAATTTTCGGTCTGCTGTTTTCTGGTTGGACGACAATTCAAGCAGCTCTGGCGTTGAATTTGATGAGTCGGGGCTATCAGCGTGGGCTAGTCCGTTTTGGGTTACTGTGTGGCACTAAATAA
- a CDS encoding homogentisate phytyltransferase: MSQISPQKPAVSSSQINLLQKYAPWLYAFWKFSRPHTIIGTSLSALGLYAIASATTSIPFALSSVGVLLAAWIACLCGNVYIVGLNQLEDVEIDRINKPDLPVASGEFSRSQGWAIVLFTGALALLISLSSGWFLFGTVGISLAIGTAYSLPPIRLKRFPVWASLCIFTVRGVIVNLGLFLHFSQQLQGQGTITPTVWALTLFVLIFTFAIAIFKDIPDIDGDRQYNINTFTIRLGTKAVFNLSRWVLTVCYLGMILAGLFNLSGVNSKFLIVTHLAALSLLWWRSLRVDLSDKVAIASFYQFIWKLFFLEYLIFPTAALFS, translated from the coding sequence ATGAGCCAGATTTCCCCCCAAAAGCCTGCTGTTTCGTCGTCCCAGATTAACCTTCTCCAAAAGTATGCCCCCTGGCTCTATGCTTTCTGGAAGTTTTCTCGCCCCCACACCATTATTGGCACGAGCCTTAGTGCGCTAGGGTTGTACGCGATCGCCAGTGCCACAACGTCCATTCCCTTTGCCCTCAGCTCTGTAGGAGTGCTGTTAGCAGCTTGGATAGCTTGTCTCTGCGGCAACGTCTACATTGTGGGGCTGAATCAGCTAGAGGATGTCGAGATTGACCGGATCAACAAACCCGATTTACCTGTGGCTTCCGGTGAGTTTTCGCGATCGCAAGGTTGGGCCATTGTCCTCTTCACCGGAGCCTTGGCGCTGCTGATTTCCCTCAGTTCGGGCTGGTTTCTCTTCGGTACGGTGGGGATTAGCTTGGCGATCGGCACTGCCTACTCTTTACCACCGATCCGGCTGAAGCGATTTCCGGTTTGGGCCTCGCTGTGCATTTTTACAGTGCGGGGTGTGATCGTGAATTTGGGACTATTTCTACACTTTAGCCAGCAACTTCAAGGCCAAGGTACTATCACTCCAACGGTTTGGGCGCTGACGCTATTTGTTCTGATATTTACGTTTGCGATCGCCATCTTTAAAGATATTCCTGATATCGACGGCGATCGCCAATACAACATCAATACATTCACAATTCGGCTCGGCACAAAAGCCGTTTTCAATCTATCTCGTTGGGTTTTAACCGTTTGCTATCTTGGCATGATTTTAGCTGGCTTATTTAACCTATCAGGTGTTAATTCTAAGTTTTTGATCGTGACTCACTTAGCCGCTTTGAGCCTACTTTGGTGGCGAAGTTTGCGAGTTGATTTATCAGACAAGGTAGCGATTGCCAGCTTCTATCAATTTATTTGGAAACTCTTTTTCTTAGAGTATTTGATTTTTCCTACAGCCGCTTTATTTAGTTAA
- a CDS encoding Ycf66 family protein → MVNIGISVSSLLGIFLCVLGVILPLLSLVLLIRNPRRGENLLGLCQDICLGVVYLLSGGILFFQGWRQDPLLQFAQLLIILALTYLSLKDLFLRFRR, encoded by the coding sequence ATGGTCAATATTGGGATTTCGGTTTCTAGTCTACTAGGAATTTTCTTATGCGTTCTTGGCGTAATTCTTCCTTTATTGTCACTAGTTTTGCTGATTCGCAACCCTAGAAGAGGTGAAAATCTGCTTGGGCTTTGTCAAGATATCTGTCTTGGCGTTGTCTACCTGTTGTCTGGAGGGATTTTGTTTTTTCAAGGTTGGCGACAAGATCCACTTTTGCAATTTGCCCAACTACTAATAATTCTGGCTCTTACTTATTTATCGCTAAAAGATCTGTTTCTCCGTTTCCGACGGTAG